AAACATGAGAGATTACAAAgttgaaaattaagaaaaaaaaattacaaaaaaataaaaaagcaaaGAAACATTTTATTGAATTCAAATAAACTTAAACATTGTTGTGACTCGGTAGATGTCCAAAATTAGTCCATATATGTTTAACCAAATCTTCTTTTAATTGATAATGGCCTTGAGTATCTCGAACTTCTGCTCGACGACCCAGTGTAGTACGGAGGTTTGTAGTCCATTTGACTACAAAAGTGGGATCCACATCTTCTGGTTGTTGAAATTCTAAAGCGTGAAGGTAGGAACCTCGTTCATCTTCGACAATCATATTATGAAGTATAATATATGCTTtcataatatttcctattttgtGTTTATCCCATAATTTAGATGGATTTCTAACAATCGCAAATCTAGATTGGAGGACTCCGAAGGCACGCTCAACATCCTTTCGCACGGATTCTTACTTGGTAGCAAATAAAGATTGTTTTTGACCTTGTGGGAGTCGGATAGATTGAATAAAAGAAGCCCATTTCGGATAAATACCATCGGCAAGAAAGTAAGCCAAACCGTATTCCCTTCCGTTGACATGGAAATTGACTTCTGGAGCGTTTCCGTTAATTATTtcatcaaaaacaggtgatCGATCAAGAATATTAAGATCGTTCAAAGTACCTGGAGCTCCAAAAAACGCGTGCCATATCCAGAGATCTTGAGAAGCCACCGCCTCCAGCACAATTGTTGGTTTACTGTGTCCTCGTGAATACATTCCTTTCCAAGCGGCCGGACAATTCTTcaactcccaatgcatacagtcgatgcttcCAATCATACATGGAAAACCACGTTGTTCTCCAACATATAGTAATTTTTCCAGATCCTCGGGCGTTGGATGTCTTAGGTATTGATTGCCAAACAAGTGGATAATTCCGGCGGTAAATTGGAACAAACAATTTCTTGCAGTTGTTTCAGCTAGCCTGACATATTCGTCAACAATGTCAGCCCCAACACCATACGCCATTTGACGAATAGCTGCGGTACATTTTTGAAGGGGAGATAGGCTAGACCGTCCGGCAGCATCTTGTGTTTGTTGAAAGTACTCAAATTCTTGGGAGAGACTCTGAACAATTCGCAAGAACAATCTCTTGTTCATTCGAAACCGTCTCCGGAATATGTTGTGCGGGTAAGTGGGAGTCTCGCTAAAATAATCATTCCAAAAATTATTGTGACCTTCTTCTCGATTTCTCTCAATAAATATACGTTTTTTCGCTCTTTCGGTTCTGGAATGATATCTGGAAGTTCTAAGCAATCTTCAAACATAGAATCAAAAATCGATTCATCATCTTTGGGGTGATAATGATAATTGGAAGAAGATgccatgaatgaaaaaaaaatgttttaaattcttAGAATAgagaatttgtttttaatatgaGAAGTAGAGAAGTTGTGCATTTTACGAGCATATGTTTCTCATATTTATAGGGTGAAGGAGTTGTATATTGTTTGTATTGTGACCCTTTTCCTTACATCTTGTGAttgtattttcttttccttACATCTTGTAACCCTTTTCCTTACATCTTGTGATTTTACACTTGAGTCACGAGACACATTGGGACATAAAAAGTCACGAGACACATTGGGATACAAACTCTAGCTCACTTGTGACCTTACACTTGAGTCACGAGACACATTGCAACATAAAAAGATACAAgagttttaaaaatacattagaTAAAGATGTCCCAATGTCACGAGACTCATTAGTCATTACATAATACATTAGATTTGAGTCACGAGACTCATTAGTCATTACAAGAGTTCCAATAGCAAGATAATACATAATACATAGAGTTTCAGTTGCTCATTAGTCATTACATAATACATTAGATAAAGATGAGGACGAGACCTATGAAAATCAACACCATTACCATAACAGCAACAAAGTAAGGAAAGCTAGAGTTTGATTTCTTAGCCAACTCACACACCATGTTCTCTAGTCTAAGAAGCTTCTGATCATTCTCAAAGTCAGGCAACAAGGTGAGAGAATCAACCTTCTCGGCTAACTGCAGTGTGTGTCTGTCCCTGGCTCTCATCTCTTCCATTACAGCGTCGTCCCACCACTTCCAAACGTGACACTCGCCATCATCAACATTGTCGCATGTGTAGTATCTGCGTCCAGGATCGGTTCTACTGTAAGACGTAGCTATCTGAGGTTGACTCCCACAATAGCAAGTCTGCGAAAAACCGAATTCTACTTCAGGCTGCGGAGGGTACACAAACTGACGGTTCTCGTACTCTAACTGGGCTTGGTCTTGCTGAATCAGAGCTTCTATTTCATTGTCGTCACTGTCGGAGCCATCCCCACCAAATGTAGCAGACTGGAAAGGTTGGCTGTAGCTGTAACGCCCCATGTGTAGAGTGTAACCTGAGCAAGTTAAAACGAGCAACAAAAGAAGTAAGTTAAACGAGGAAGCAAGTTAAACTTGCAACAAAAGAAGTAAGTTAACATTAAAAACGGCCAAGCAAGCTTTTAAAACGACCAAGTTAAACGAGCAAGCAAACTTatgattaattaaaaacatacaaacttatgattaattaaaaacaacCAGGAAGTACATTAAAAACATAGACACCGATCTCATAAAAAGCATACAAACCAAACAACttaatatctaaaaatactCCGCGAGGAGCTTCTCTTTGGCAACTTCTTCAGCCTCAGTGAGTGTGGTGGTTTTGGATTTCGCTATCAGACTATCTAAGATGGCAAACTTTGAcagtttttctttcttctccaaatcttccTTCCTCATTTCCCAAACCGCAGTATAGTCAGCAACAGACTTCCCCTTACCAATTGCACTACGTCTTGCTTTTGCAGCCTTCACACCTTCAGGTCTTCTCTCTGCTTCCTCAACAGCCTTTACACGTTCACTTGTGGTTGAAGCTTCTGAATATGCCTTCCACTTTGAACTTCCAGAATCTTTAGTGGGGTTGAGGTTGCACCATTTCTGCTCATACCTCAACACGCACCACGCATGTTCAAGTGTGAATTTACAGTCCTGATCAGCGAAGTATATGTTGTGGGCCACCTTCAGAACATCATTCTCATGCTGACCACTAGTCATTCTTCGCTCCGCAGCCGCATAAGCACCACAAAACTTGTTGGTTTGATCATTTATTTTGTGCCACCTCTGCTTGTAATTCCGATGCGCGGAAGTGTCACCACCAGGTCCACCATTCAGAGCCTCGAAGAAACTATCCCCTACTCGTTTCCAGAATGTTCCCGACTTTTGGTAATTGCTGGTAATAGCGTTTTTTGAAGTGTTTAACCAGGCACTGATCAGCATCTCGTCCTCCACTGGGGTCCATTTATGTCTCTTTCCACGCTCCACGGGACTCTCTGTAGGTGGAATTGGAGCGTCGCTTTGTTGTGAACTGAACAGAGGGATCTGCGAAGATCCAGAATGATAACTCTCATAAGGAGAGTTGTCATGAAGAAAACTTCCTTCTTGACTTTGAAGAAGGCCCATATAACCAGAAGACTGGCTATACGGTGTCCTTGGATCCATAGCAGAGAGATGTGAAAACAGAATTAAGAAAAGAGGTGACTAAGTGAAAgcagagaagagaaagaagatgatggTGATAAAATCGTTTAGGCAGGAGGGTTAAATAGGACTAATAAGGGAGAAGAGTGAGTTAAagcagagaagagagaaagaaaaataaaattaagacaATCATAATTACCTAACTACAAAAGTACAACTCAGTTAATACACATTACACAACCATAACATGACATATACCTACAAAGTTCATTAACTCTGCAACAACAACACTTCAAGTCTAAACGATTTTGTTCCAATCAAACTAGAGACAAATTTCAAGTTAAAGAGTTCAACTCCACACGCTTTCGTTGCAATCAAACTAGAGATTAACTACATAACTACATACCTACACGACTTATATACCAACTACATTACTTGGGAGCTGAATGTAAAGTTTATTACCTGGAGCTCTGAACGAAATGGTTGTATGTCTTATTGTAGATGATCCTCCCCTCACCAGCTTTGAAACCGGGTTCTAGATAATCCTCGCCTCACCTTACCTAATAACCTCAGAATCAAAAGAAACACAtttcagtttataaaaacaaaacacgaACTAGTAAAAAATAAGGAGGATCGTCTCCATTCATATTGGTATCagattaaaaactaaaaaacagaACATGAACATGACTACAAAATGCTATCAGATTCGAGTAAAAGAAGCTATCAAATCGATTGAACCAGATAACAATAATACAAACGAGAGATGCAAATCGATTGAACCAGATACAAATAATACAAACGAGAGATGCAAATCGATTGAACCAGATAACAATAATACAAACGAGAGATGCAAATCGATTGAACCAGATACAAATAATACATGCAATTCCCACCGAGAGATGCAAATCGAAAACAATAACCAAATACATGCAAATCGATTGAATCAGATACGGATGAGGAACACCTACCTTTTAACCTTCGAATCgcagagaagagagaggagaacCGCCGAGTGAACCGTCGATTTAACCGTCGAGTGACCGTCGAGAGAACCATCGAGAGATCCGTCGAGAGAACCGTCGAGAGAACCACCAAGAGATCCATAGTCGAGAGGAGATGCCTCCGGAGGAGATCCGTCGACAGGAGaaacgtcagagaagagatgagccGTTCACCCGATATCGCCTTTTCAATCGCCGCCTTGAGAAAGAAACAGACGAAGAAATGAAAGCGATGAAAATGTCGATCCGTTTTCGATACTCCACTCACGAAACAGCATCGACCACTACGGAGACGACACCTGGCAGCTAAGGACGTCGTCAAATGTATCTTAGCTTGGGACGTCCTTCGCATAACTCTGAATTAATCgcattttattcatttatttttgtcCAAATAAACCATTAGGACTTTCTTAAGAGTTACCGATAATAGTGCTCTTAATGACGTAATATAAGAAATAAGGGTATTTCAGTAAATTCACGAGTTCAGTTATAAGGGTTTGTTGGCGGAGTGAGGCAAATCTGTCTCTTCCCCAGCCtccctccctctccctctctcggCGAAACAAAAGCTACTTCAATTATTAAACCTGGTTAGTTCCTTAAACCCTTATGTGTCTTTATGATGTTTTGTTCTCGGAAAAGCTAATATCCGTAGTCTCTCTTTCGAGGGTTTGGTAAAGTCGAAACCTTTCTGTAGTATAATTGATTCTCTTCTAGGTTTTGTTTCTAGCAATTTGGCTTTCTCGTGGTTTAAAATTCGAATTAGACATTTTAGTTCTCTTTTCCAGTAAGAAAGTTCGTCTCTTTCCATGTTTACTGCATCGGGTAAAAAAGATTGAAGAGAAAAAAGGCCTTGTCTTTGTTTTTGAGTCTTGAGTTTTGCTCTAGTGTTGCATTTTGATTAAAGAGTGTCTTAATCTTTGAGTAGTAGGTAAAAACAAATTCCACAAGAGGATGGGAGCAGCGGAGGTTTTTACTGATCCGTCAAGCTTATATGATGTGGGCAACAATGATTTGTCTGACACTGAAACGGTGCAGGGCGTGAGAAACGCCCTTGCATCTGTCCTGAATGTGAGTGtcttgcttctctctctctcatgtgcTTGTCGATGCTATTTGTGTTTAATGGTTTCTGACTGTAATTTATAATTCCTTTTGGTTATATATGGCAGGGGGAATCAGACCGTTTCGATCAGCTTGTTGAAACAATTCAGATCAACGATAGATCTGATCATGCTGCTGTTGCACAGCTTAATGtctgtccttttttttttccttttctaccgacaattcaattattatttattatttttcttccCATTCTCACTAAACTGTTGTTTTTTGGCAGACACTCTTGAAAGCTTTATCAGGCTCTGTGGCTTGCATAGATATCACTCACCATCAAAAGCTTCTCTCTGCGGTAAAGTTTCTATTTGCTTTACAGTTTGCTTCTACCTTTTGGGATTTCAtctcaattatatatttttgttacagATATTTGGAATGTCATTGTGGAATCAGAGACCTCTTATCATGGATGCATTGGTGGGCCTACTCATATCACTGGTGAACAAACTCTCAACCATTACCCTCATGCTGACTATTATTTAATAGTCTAAGACGAGGCTGGACCGGTTATTTGTTTTTGTGCTTCATCACAGGCTGCCACTAGTGGAAAGTATCTGGACTCCTGTCTGCATATGCTCGTAAGGCACTTCGTTCCACCGCCTTGGGTAATCAATAGACTTTCGCAAAGCCGTGTAAGCACCCAGAAGGGAGAAGTTCTTTCACGGGTCCACGAAGCTCTTCTGAAGATCTCTCTTTTGGTTCCTCTTGCTCCCTCGAGACTATTCCCCATGCTCTCACAGCAGATGCCCAAAATGAACAAAAAGGACCAGGACCAGGTgagtctttcttcttctttttttgtgtggTAAACTAGCTCAACTTAGCAGAAGCTGTTTTAACGTCTTGCAGGTGGTAGTGACTTATGTGGAGAACTTATTGAAGTTGGAGAGTAGCTCAATCGGTCAAGTTGGTGGCAACATGATCTTTATGATGGTGATGGAGAGGCTACGAGATTTGGATGTAAGTAACAGAATACGGGTTGTAACGCCATTGAGTAACTTGGTCACTGAATGATATGCTGGTGTATCATTTTTAGTTGGAGATTGATTGGGATGATATTCTGCAAGATGACTCTAGTAGAGGCATGTTTGATATGGAACTTGAAGATGCTATGAATGAAGGAGACGAGGTAGGCTGAGTGTTTGTTTTGTCTTATAGTTGTGTACGCTTTTTGCGTTTGGACTGACATGTTGGACTTTGATGTTATCTATTGCAGCTTCCAGCGGGGTCTCTGAATCAGGATACATCGAGCGGAAAGATAGCTTTTGAGTCTTTGGACAAATTGATGGTCACATCTTTTGATCATCTTGAAGCCTGTCAAGATGCTGGTCGTTTGGATCAGGTATGTCACCAAATAATACCCcgttttgatatataaatatatatatagtgcttATAAATCCTCCTTGCTGATATGTTTATAATGGGGTTGACTAGGTGTTTGAAAAGCTATTCGAGTCATTTGAGAACTTCATTCTGAATACCTACAAATCCAAGGTTTCCCAGGTAGGCCACATTAGCTATATATCACTTTTACATAATAGTGGGGACCATTGTTCATCATTCTGTAGTCTAGACTTAGACTCTCACTTTTGACTCCTTGTGCAGTTTCTCATGTTCTATGCATGTTCACTGGATCCTGAAAATTGTGGTGTGAAATTTGGGAGTAAGCTGCTGGACATTTTTCTCTCCAGCAACAAGCCTCGACCTACTAGGCAAGTTTCACTTTCTCCTCTTATGGATAAAATTTTATCATTCTCTTCTGCATGATACTCTCTCTTTAATTGTTCTAATGAACTTTGTTGTGGTTTTGTTTCTCCCTCTTTTTTTCACAACAGGATGAGTGCGGTGGCTTATCTAGCTAGCTACTTGGCTCGTGCAAAGTTTTTACCTGTTTCCTATGTGGCTAGCATGTTAAAAAGGTTAACAATTTGTTACCTGTTTGATCTTTATTGAAGGCTTCAGCCTGTTGCAAATATATTGTTTCTGTTGTGTCTCTTATTTGTCTAAAATTTGTATTAGGTTGGTAGATGAGTGTGCGGATTACTGTAGGATTTGCAATGATGATATAAGGCCTGAAGCACATCAGCTTTTCTATTCAGGATgtcaggtatatatatattgcatctAATCTCTCATCCTCCTGCACTTGTTTTAAACTCGTATTTGATTATGTTTGTGTGAACACAGGCGATCATGTATGTGCTGTGCTTCCGTATGAGATCCATCCTAGATGTTCCTCGCTTTCGGTCCGAGCTTATACCATTGGAGTCAATTTTAATGCACAAACTAAACCCATTGATGGTGAGATATGTTTCTCACCTAGACTCAAAATGTTATTTGGAACAGttgtaataataataagctTTGCAACTGGTTTTGGTTTTGAGAATAGGTATGCCTTCCATCGGTAGTTGCAGAGTTCCTTAAACAAGCTAAAGCAGTTGGTCTGTTCGTCGTCTCAGACTCCTTCATTTTCGATGACCTGCTTGAGTCTGAGCTTTCTCGTGCGTTTGGCGGGCGTGAGAGACTTGATACATTCTTCCCCTTTGACCCTTACTTGCTGAAAAGCTCTAACAGGTTCTTTCACTTTCTTTAACACTTGTTTTTGATTGTGTTCTCAAATGAATCATGGATCTTAAATAGTGGTTTCTTGTTCCTTTACTCTTTTGCATTTTTGCCTGAAGCGTCATCTCCCCGAATTTCATCTACTGGTCAACGGTGATGAACCAAGATGACGATGATGAGGACGATGCTGAGATAATTGTAAATGGGGATGAGGAGAGTGAtgatgaagaggaggaagaaggtgATCTTGATTACGCAATGGACAAGATGTCCATAACGCCTAAGCATTCTTTCAAGAACAAGATGGAAAGAGACAGACTTATGAAAATGCCTTCCATGATTAGACCTTCTACTAGTCCTCGATCCCTTTAAGCTTTTTTTTGGGAGGTGGTCCCATTACGCATTTTTGTAACCAAATCGACTCAAAAccctttttttaatatatggaaACAGTGCTTGTTCTTGAAAGAAAacatatgcttaaactcagaaGAGACTTATAGACCTATGGGTTTTAAACTAGttgaaggaaacaacaacacaaGAGATATCATCTTTACTTCCTCTAGCCAATGCTTCATCCACTAAAGCCTTTGCAGCTTTCTCTGCGTTCCTAACCTCTTTGATCTCGTCCCACGCCTCTTCGTTCAACATTACCTGGACATCAAACCCCATCAAGATTCAGTCACCAATTAACCAATAGCTTTTCATTGTGAAAACAGTTTCTACTCATATACTATATAAACCTTCCAGAGTCCATCGCTTGCCAAgatcaagaactttgtgtcaCCATGNNNNNNNNNNNNNNNNNNNNNNNNNNNNNNNNNNNNNNNNNNNNNNNNNNNNNNNNNNNNNNNNNNNNNNNNNNNNNNNNNNNNNNNNNNNNNNNNNNNNTACAAGCACACTACGAACAACAACAAAGGACCGGATCGAACAACAACGCAGCGCTCGCTGGTAAACGGAGTAATAGCGAGACGAGACCAAACCTTACACTCCAGAATAAGATGAGAAGACCGTCTGGTTGCCGCGAGATACCGAGAGAAGGGCGCCCTCAAACCCTGAATACTACAGTTCCTACAGCTTCCAAACCGATAACAACCCAGAACGAACCAAAGTGAAGAATCTAACCACGAACCCAGAGCAGACTTGATAAAAGACACCACCGGCGGTACGAGGAAGAGTCAAAGACTGACGATGCCGTCGTGCAGTAGTTAACGCTGGAGATTACCGCCTCCATTGCATTCTACTGGGACCGTATACACCCATTTAACCACAGACTCAAGAGAATATGGATCAGTAATCGCACAACTCCTCCGGAGGGGACAAAACCGACGTCAAACTCGTGAGCCGCTGACTAACTACCACTCCAAGTAACACATACGAACCGGAAGTAGCTGCTTAGCCAAGAACCAAACTGTTGAGATTATTGAGAAAGAGATGGCTCTGGTACAGGCCACAACCGTCAACGCCACAAGGATCTGAGCGGTGAAGGAAACACACGGAAATCCACACACTACGCGAGCCACAGGGAAGGTCGGAGAACAGACGGACGTCTCCACCATAGTCACCAACAAACCCCCGCGCAGCCACCGTCGGAGAACACAACGGAGGCGCCTCAAACCGAGTAGAGAGAGCTCGAGAAAAGCCAGATCGGCCTCACTCACGAAACCAAGATCCGGATAATCTGAGTTCCCCAACTCCACACGCAGCCGCACCCACCACCAGACGCCACACTGGAGGTTAGACAAGACAGACGAAGAGCTCCACGACGCTGCACGCACCACCATCTCAACGCATCTTGACAGGGTCTCGACAAAATCTCAGGAAGCTCCTATTTCAGACAAGGGTAGCACACAACGGAAGAAGAAGCCGTCCTCTAGCGATTTCCGCCGTCGAAACCCCTAGATCTATAGTCGGAGAACCAGATCTGAGACACCACCGAGATGCGCCCTCGCCGCAGAATACAGAGATAACGAAGAGAGAAACACAGAGAACTGGATTAAACGGGAGATAGCAACGGTCCGGCGGCCGCTCGACGGAGGCGGCGACCGCCGGAGGAGGAAATGACTGGAAACGACGACTTTTGACGAGAGAAAGGGGGGAGGAAAAGCCGTCAGGCTACTCAACTTCTAAAATGCCTCTAAACAAGGTTTGTATTTGTTTGGCTCTTCTATCTTTTCACGAGTTgtttccaagaaaaaaaaaaagacatttgacaaatctttttttttggtatgcAAAGGTAACAATAATAAGTATACTGTTCAAATGGTCAACTCAATCCAACGTGGATTGTGTGTTCTAGGTTGGAATCAATCCATCTAATAGTGTGTTTAGTTACAATACAAATATAGTGGATTAAATAAGTTACATGGTTGACTACTTGACtcatataaaattacaaataattcTACTATGAAATTCCAACAAAAATAGTGGTAaaggtttattaattaaaactagattttgatatttttgtttttttagtatatttatatttttgtaatcatatttctgtataaatcttaatcaaaatatatttgttaaataatagcaatttaaaaaattgatccggtatatgCACAGTTAAAGCTGGGTTGCGGTCGAATTCACCCACTGATCCGCCAACCCgtggattttcaattttttttggtcaaaaaatctgACCCGCACAACCTGCAAACAGATAATTTTGTGCCCGAACCCGCTCCGTTTAGTTTTGTGGTTATCTGcgggtaatatatatattttaaaaatcattatttaatttaattattataaaaatatatttataataaaaaatttatacatgatttaaattttaaattattatttcaaattcatGTATTTCTAAAaaagatatttacttttttactttttattttttaaatattttgcggGTCGACGGGCAGTCGCGATCCAAAACTCGCCAACCTACACTCACTCCGCATAATATATTCATAATCCGTACccgcaaatcgattttttaaatagttgGACCAAATTTATGATCCGTCCTTAAAAGAACAGATATATTTTTAGACTtcgaatattttaaaaataaataacttttagtTGATTAAACTTacaaacaaaaatgaagaaagtAGTTGACGTGTGAATTAGAGCGCAAAATGTATTAAAGAACATGCGGAAGACCTAACTCACACGTATAGCCGGCCGTACTTTTTTCGAACACAAAAACTGTTTTGAAGATCACAACAGCATGGGTAGAAGCAGTTATATATACACACGCATAAGCAATTACATatagtaataatatttattttaattagactCATCTAATATCAATAGAACAtatttcaactttaatagtattgatagttattaattttatatatatatataataaactatagttataattttgtttagtaatcaaatagtaattaaataaaaattatatgtttctcATTAACGTTTCATGAGatgattttagatattatgatataaaacattattattacACACGTAATAttataccaaacaaaaaatattacacaTTATAATTTGTCAATAGAACATACtacaactttaatagtattgatagtaTAATCTACATTCGGTCAAAAAGAATTTTGGAATCATAAAGGaggttacaaaatatattagtaagtgGTAGTTATATAAGACAATTATATTTCTATGCAGTTACCACTTACCACTAAACTCACATATGTGTACGTACATATTCACTTTAGTTTATATACAAATGCagttatatattgttttctgtttttttttttaacttggaCATAACTAATATCAATAAGTCATGTtggagaattaatagaatagatgcaTGTGCTATATGAAAAACTAATAGAGGATTGTTTCTACTCATGAGTTTATTTCATAATCACTAATGGTTTTCTACCTAATTCATAATCATTGTGGTCCAACATTCCACCTAATCAAATAATTGAGGGTCAAAGTTGAGCCAATCCAGCCGTTATTTTTTAGTTGTAGTGTTCTTGGACGATTGGTTTTTGTAGCTTTGACCTTTTATGTTTGAGCCAGTTTGTTTACATATTCGCCAGAAACATGTAAAATTTTCTCTTTTCCATGTATTTCCATTTTATTTGTTCATTTCCATCTTCGATAGGTAAATATCTCCTAGACGTTATTTGTAAAACGATTCTTTAAAATTGCTTATGTACCATTCACTACCACAAGTTTAGTTTCTGTTTTTTGGGTCGATGTTTGTCTTAGTGCAATATTTTTTTGCAGTGTTTTGGACACTGACTGTGTACAGAGTGGTGTCTTtgtttttggtgatttgaaatAAAACCGAGCAAAGAA
This genomic stretch from Raphanus sativus cultivar WK10039 chromosome 3, ASM80110v3, whole genome shotgun sequence harbors:
- the LOC108832599 gene encoding glutathione S-transferase T3-like; translation: MDPRTPYSQSSGYMGLLQSQEGSFLHDNSPYESYHSGSSQIPLFSSQQSDAPIPPTESPVERGKRHKWTPVEDEMLISAWLNTSKNAITSNYQKSGTFWKRVGDSFFEALNGGPGGDTSAHRNYKQRWHKINDQTNKFCGAYAAAERRMTSGQHENDVLKVAHNIYFADQDCKFTLEHAWCVLRYEQKWCNLNPTKDSGSSKWKAYSEASTTSERVKAVEEAERRPEGVKAAKARRSAIGKGKSVADYTAVWEMRKEDLEKKEKLSKFAILDSLIAKSKTTTLTEAEEVAKEKLLAEYF
- the LOC108844008 gene encoding RNA polymerase I-specific transcription initiation factor rrn3 yields the protein MGAAEVFTDPSSLYDVGNNDLSDTETVQGVRNALASVLNGESDRFDQLVETIQINDRSDHAAVAQLNTLLKALSGSVACIDITHHQKLLSAIFGMSLWNQRPLIMDALVGLLISLAATSGKYLDSCLHMLVRHFVPPPWVINRLSQSRVSTQKGEVLSRVHEALLKISLLVPLAPSRLFPMLSQQMPKMNKKDQDQVVVTYVENLLKLESSSIGQVGGNMIFMMVMERLRDLDLEIDWDDILQDDSSRGMFDMELEDAMNEGDELPAGSLNQDTSSGKIAFESLDKLMVTSFDHLEACQDAGRLDQVFEKLFESFENFILNTYKSKVSQFLMFYACSLDPENCGVKFGSKLLDIFLSSNKPRPTRMSAVAYLASYLARAKFLPVSYVASMLKRLVDECADYCRICNDDIRPEAHQLFYSGCQAIMYVLCFRMRSILDVPRFRSELIPLESILMHKLNPLMVCLPSVVAEFLKQAKAVGLFVVSDSFIFDDLLESELSRAFGGRERLDTFFPFDPYLLKSSNSVISPNFIYWSTVMNQDDDDEDDAEIIVNGDEESDDEEEEEGDLDYAMDKMSITPKHSFKNKMERDRLMKMPSMIRPSTSPRSL